In Mastomys coucha isolate ucsf_1 unplaced genomic scaffold, UCSF_Mcou_1 pScaffold5, whole genome shotgun sequence, one genomic interval encodes:
- the LOC116078964 gene encoding keratin-associated protein 17-1: protein MGCCPGDCLNCCSQEQDCCEECCCQQGCCGCCGCCGSCCGCGGSGCGSSCCGSGCGGCGGCGSSCCGSGCGGGCGGCGGSCCGSGCCGGGGGCCGPVCCQPTPVCETK, encoded by the coding sequence ATGGGATGCTGCCCGGGAGACTGCCTCAATTGCTGCTCCCAGGAACAAGACTGCTGTGAGGAGTGTTGCTGCCAGCAGGGCTGCTgcggctgctgtggctgctgtggctccTGCTGTGGCTGCGGAGGCTCTGGCTGCGGGTCTAGCTGCTGCGGGTCTGGCTGCGGGGGCTGCGGAGGCTGCGGGTCTAGCTGCTGCGGATCTGGCTGTGGAGGAGGCTGCGGGGGCTGCGGAGGCAGCTGCTGTGGCTCCGGGTGttgtggcggcggcggcgggtgCTGCGGTCCAGTGTGCTGTCAACCCACACCTGTGTGCGAGACGAAATGA